The Ananas comosus cultivar F153 linkage group 2, ASM154086v1, whole genome shotgun sequence genome contains a region encoding:
- the LOC109706378 gene encoding uncharacterized protein LOC109706378 isoform X2 produces MARPLLSQTLTLESPSLPILLLLLPSLRRRAYSPGRGRLAEIDDAAAAAVAEGRAAAEDAAELVRSVIARRIAPWWLPFVPGSSFWVPLPPKVAVMRSLPPTVATMVKTPATTMNAEERLALNSSRGWPSSAYFVEESNISMREGIDLEMTTGKLPEPVKRSRRKAAAAQSDDEE; encoded by the exons ATGGCGCGCCCCCTCCtctcccaaaccctaaccctagaatcccCATCCCTccccatcctcctcctcctcctcccctcgctccgccgccgcgcctaCAGCCCCGGCCGCGGCCGCCTCGCGGAGatcgacgacgccgccgccgccgccgtcgccgagggccgcgccgccgccgaggacgcGGCGGAGCTCGTCCGCAGCGTGATCGCTCGGCGCATCGCGCCGTGGTGGCTCCCCTTCGTCCCCGGCTCCTCCTTCTGGGTCCCCCTGCCGCCCAAGGTCGCCGTGATGCGGTCCCTTCCCCCCACAGTCGCCACGATGGTCAAGACCCCCGCGACGACGATGAACGCGGAGGAGAGGCTCGCGCTCAACTCGTCGCGGGGTTGGCCCTCCTCCGCCTACTTCGTCGAAG AGTCCAATATCAGTATGAGGGAGGGTATTGACTTGGAAATGACCACAGGTAAATTACCTGAGCCGGTGAAGAGAAGCCGCAGGAAAGCCGCAGCAGCACAATCCGATGACGAAGAATAA
- the LOC109704503 gene encoding 7-dehydrocholesterol reductase, with protein sequence MAETKTVHSALVTYTSMISLLTLCPPFVILLWYTMVHADGSVLKTYEYLKQNGLEGLKNIWPMPTPTAWKIIACFGAFEAFLQLVLPGKRFEGPVSPNGNVPIYKANGLQAYAVTLITYLSLWWFGIFNPAIVYDHLGEIYSALVVGSFVFCIFLYIKGHLAPSSSDSGSSGNVIIDFYWGMELYPRIGKHFDIKVFTNCRFGMMSWAVLAVTYCIKQYELYGKVSDSMLVNTALMLVYITKFFLWESGYWCTMDIAHDRAGFYICWGCLVWVPSIYTSPGMYLVNHPVNLGTQLALSILIAGLLCIYINYDCDRQRQEFRRTNGKCTIWGKAPSKIVAQYRTTKGETKNSLLLTSGWWGLSRHFHYVPEILAAFFWTVPALFNHFLPYFYVVFLTILLFDRAKRDDDRCSSKYGKYWKMYCDKVPYRIIPGIY encoded by the exons aTGGCGGAGACGAAGACGGTGCACTCGGCCCTCGTGACCTACACCTCCATGATCTCTCTCCTCACCCTTTGCCCCCCCTTCGTCATCCTCTT ATGGTACACGATGGTCCATGCTGATGGTTCCGtgctgaaaacttatgagtatctCAAGCAAAATGGACTAGAGGGTCTCAAAAATATCTGGCCAATGCCAACCCCAACTGCATGGAAGATCATTGCTTGTTTTGGTgcatttgaagcttttcttcaGCTTGTGCTTCCCGGCAAAAGGTTCGAAGGTCCAGTTTCTCCGAATGGAAATGTACCTATTTACAAG GCAAATGGATTGCAAGCATATGCTGTGACGCTAATCACCTATTTAAGTCTTTGGTG GTTTGGGATATTTAACCCTGCAATTGTATATGACCATTTGGGGGAGATCTATTCGGCACTTGTTGTGGGCAGTTTTGTCTTCTGCATTTTCTTGTACATAAAA GGTCACTTGGCACCATCCTCGTCTGATTCTGGGTCGTCTGGGAATGTGATTATTGATTTCTATTGG GGAATGGAACTCTATCCTCGAATTGGTAAACATTTCGACATTAAGGTTTTCACAAACTGCCGATTTGGCATGATGTCATGGGCTGTTCTTGCTGTAACCTATTGCATCAAGCAG TATGAGTTGTACGGCAAAGTGTCTGATTCTATGCTCGTGAACACTGCATTAATGCTGGTCTATATCACAAAGTTCTTCTTGTGGGAGTCGGGATACTGGTGCACTATGGACATTGCCCATGATAGAG CTGGTTTCTATATATGCTGGGGGTGCTTGGTTTGGGTCCCATCAATCTATACTTCTCCTGGAATGTACCTTGTTAACCACCCAGTGAATCTGGGTACCCAG CTTGCACTGTCTATTCTAATTGCTGGACTTCTCTGCATATATATTAACTACGACTGCGATAGGCAACGCCAAGAGTTCCGTAGAACAAATGGGAAGTGCACAATTTGGGGCAAAGCTCCATCGAAG ATTGTTGCCCAATATCGTACCACAAAAGGAGAAACCAAAAACAGCCTTCTCTTAACCTCTGGCTG GTGGGGTTTATCTCGTCACTTCCACTATGTACCGGAGATATTAGCTGCATTTTTCTGGACAGTGCCGGCACTCTTCAACCAT TTCCTGCCTTACTTTTATGTGGTGTTCCTCACTATTCTCCTCTTCGACCGGGCGAAAAGGGACGATGATCGGTGCTCGTCCAA GTATGGAAAATATTGGAAGATGTACTGTGACAAAGTCCCTTACAGGATTATACCTGGGATCTACTGA
- the LOC109704173 gene encoding uncharacterized protein LOC109704173 isoform X1 → MSESSIEPPLRRFSNLRSVRWRVDLGILPCSDSSSIDDLRRAAADSRRRYASLRRRLLIDSHLPADENVSSDLVIDNPLSQNPDSKWGRLFRNAELEKVVDEDLSRLYPEDGSYFQTPACQAMLRRILLLWCIRHPEYGYRQGMHELLAPLVYVLHVDLDHLSRVRKLHEDCFIDVFDGNNSFPDVDLISNYRFQKTNKWDSVPGKGNDSHESTPKTSSIDDLDPETKEIFLLSDPYGAEGELGIILSERFMEHDAYSKFDALMNGANDGVISMAEFFSPALSIGSSSGLPPIIEASSALYHLLSVVDSSLHSHFVELGVEPQYFALRWLRVLFGREFALDDLLLVWDELFASSNHMCIESNTEYSFKLLCSGRGAFIAALAVSMLLHLRSSLLATENATSCLQRLLNFPQNVDMKKLIEKAKALQGLALDVGCSSTSSHFSISKNNLAVRRGYSLPTGSASPKSPNHSLPDSYWEERWRVLHKEEALKKGNKSLGERFNLSRTESDPSPAKNAQTKARAPSATVRRRLFDDSPKDTRKSDADDGRSRCDENPAAPIESVSLSNKADREKQFEEEGSSSGENSSVLSATLSHDESIGNDPENESEKSSVTSNSFIGDNDEESCSQEFIISQAVQEAEAASSSAKAERAGSLLEKSASLKEKKPLSSKLQWLWKFGRASGEANTEKGGAEDSEKQSSVNNGKDSSCCSAPNGTCNSCEATSRRVDVGDTKVMGTLKNLGQSMLENIQVIESVFSEDNLSSSNVLGGKGQATAMAALKELRKISNLLCEM, encoded by the exons ATGTCTGAATCTTCAATTGAGCCGCCATTGAGAAGGTTCTCGAACCTCCGGAGCGTGCGGTGGCGGGTCGATCTAGGGATTTTGCCTTGTTCGGATTCGTCCTCCATCGATGATCTTCGAAGGGCCGCGGCTGATTCGAGGAGAAG GTACGCATCTTTGAGACGTCGTCTTCTAATAGACTCGCATCTTCCCGCTGACGAGAATGTATCCTCTGACCTTGTTATCGACAACCCTCTCTCACAAAATCCAG ACAGCAAGTGGGGTCGTCTTTTCCGGAATGCTGAGCTGGAAAAAGTGGTCGACGAAGATTTATCCCGATTATATCCAGAAGATGGCAGCTACTTCCAAACACCTGCATGCCAGGCCATGTTGAGGAGAATCTTATTGTTGTGGTGTATTCGGCATCCTGAATATGGATATCGGCAAG GAATGCATGAACTATTGGCTCCTCTTGTATACGTTCTCCACGTTGATTTGGATCATCTTTCTCGAGTCCGAAAACTTCACGAGGACTGCTTCATTGACGTCTTTGATGGAAACAACTCTTTTCCCGACGTCGACCTCATTTCCAATTACAGATTCCAAAAAACCAACAAATGGGATTCAGTACCGGGAAAAGGAAACGATTCGCACGAATCCACCCCTAAAACCAGCAGCATCGACGACCTAGACCCCGAAACGAAGGAAATATTTTTGCTGAGCGATCCCTACGGTGCAGAAGGTGAGTTGGGCATTATATTGTCTGAGCGATTTATGGAGCACGACGCCTACTCTAAGTTCGACGCTTTAATGAACGGGGCTAATGATGGCGTAATTTCAATGGCTGAGTTCTTCTCTCCTGCATTAAGTATCGGGTCGAGTTCAGGTTTACCGCCTATAATTGAAGCTTCATCGGCATTATATCATTTGCTTTCGGTTGTGGATTCGTCCCTTCACTCTCACTTCGTTGAACTGGGTGTCGAGCCGCAATATTTTGCACTTCGGTGGTTGCGAGTTCTATTCGGGCGAGAATTCGCCCTAGACGATCTTTTATTAGTTTGGGATGAACTATTCGCCTCTTCCAATCATATGTGTATAGAGAGTAATACAGAATATAGCTTCAAGCTGCTATGCTCGGGACGAGGGGCTTTTATTGCAGCGTTGGCGGTATCAATGCTTCTTCATTTAAGGTCGTCGCTCTTAGCCACTGAGAACGCGACTTCGTGTTTACAAAGGTTATTGAATTTCCCTCAAAATGTCGACATGAAGAAGCTTATTGAGAAAGCAAAAGCACTTCAGGGTCTCGCACTTGATGTAGGCTGCTCATCGACTTCTTCCCATTTTAGTATCAGTAAGAATAATTTGGCAGTAAGGAGAGGTTACAGTCTCCCGACCGGTTCGGCTTCTCCGAAAAGCCCCAACCACTCATTACCAGACAGCTACTGGGAAGAGAGATGGAGGGTTTTGCATAAAGAGGAAGCACTGAAAAAGGGAAATAAATCTCTCGGCGAGAGATTCAATTTGTCTCGAACCGAATCCGATCCTTCTCCGGCGAAGAATGCACAAACTAAAGCGAGAGCTCCATCTGCTACGGTGAGGCGAAGGCTTTTTGATGATTCACCGAAAGATACGAGGAAGTCAGACGCCGATGATGGTAGGTCACGATGCGATGAGAATCCTGCAGCGCCGATTGAAAGCGTTTCTCTCTCCAATAAAGCCGACCGGGAAAAGCAATTTGAGGAAGAGGGAAGTTCGAGCGGGGAGAACTCTTCGGTGCTTTCGGCGACGCTTAGCCACGACGAAAGCATTGGGAATGATCCCGAAAACGAGTCGGAGAAAAGTAGCGTTACGTCGAATTCATTCATCGGCGATAACGATGAGGAGTCATGCAGCCAGGAATTCATCATCAGTCAAGCAGTTCAAGAAGCAGAAGCCGCTTCTTCTTCCGCCAAAGCCGAACGAGCTGGATCGCTGCTGGAGAAGAGCGCGTCGTTGAAGGAGAAAAAGCCCCTCTCGAGTAAACTCCAGTGGCTTTGGAAGTTCGGGAGGGCTTCTGGCGAAGCGAATACGGAGAAGGGCGGAGCTGAGGATTCGGAAAAACAATCGAGCGTAAACAACGGGAAGGATAGTTCGTGCTGCTCGGCTCCGAACGGGACTTGCAATTCGTGCGAAGCTACTAGTCGGAGGGTAGATGTCGGGGATACGAAAGTTATGGGCACTTTGAAGAATCTGGGGCAATCCATGCTCGAAAATATTCAG GTGATCGAGTCGGTGTTCTCGGAGGATAACTTGTCGTCGAGCAACGTTCTCGGAGGGAAAGGGCAAGCGACGGCGATGGCGGCGCTCAAGGAGCTCCGGAAAATCAGCAACCTGTTGTGTGAGATGTGA
- the LOC109706378 gene encoding uncharacterized protein LOC109706378 isoform X3, translating to MARPLLSQTLTLESPSLPILLLLLPSLRRRAYSPGRGRLAEIDDAAAAAVAEGRAAAEDAAELVRSVIARRIAPWWLPFVPGSSFWVPLPPKVAVMRSLPPTVATMVKTPATTMNAEERLALNSSRGWPSSAYFVEGKLPEPVKRSRRKAAAAQSDDEE from the exons ATGGCGCGCCCCCTCCtctcccaaaccctaaccctagaatcccCATCCCTccccatcctcctcctcctcctcccctcgctccgccgccgcgcctaCAGCCCCGGCCGCGGCCGCCTCGCGGAGatcgacgacgccgccgccgccgccgtcgccgagggccgcgccgccgccgaggacgcGGCGGAGCTCGTCCGCAGCGTGATCGCTCGGCGCATCGCGCCGTGGTGGCTCCCCTTCGTCCCCGGCTCCTCCTTCTGGGTCCCCCTGCCGCCCAAGGTCGCCGTGATGCGGTCCCTTCCCCCCACAGTCGCCACGATGGTCAAGACCCCCGCGACGACGATGAACGCGGAGGAGAGGCTCGCGCTCAACTCGTCGCGGGGTTGGCCCTCCTCCGCCTACTTCGTCGAAG GTAAATTACCTGAGCCGGTGAAGAGAAGCCGCAGGAAAGCCGCAGCAGCACAATCCGATGACGAAGAATAA
- the LOC109704173 gene encoding TBC1 domain family member 5 homolog A isoform X2, translating to MSESSIEPPLRRFSNLRSVRWRVDLGILPCSDSSSIDDLRRAAADSRRRYASLRRRLLIDSHLPADENVSSDLVIDNPLSQNPDSKWGRLFRNAELEKVVDEDLSRLYPEDGSYFQTPACQAMLRRILLLWCIRHPEYGYRQGMHELLAPLVYVLHVDLDHLSRVRKLHEDCFIDVFDGNNSFPDVDLISNYRFQKTNKWDSVPGKGNDSHESTPKTSSIDDLDPETKEIFLLSDPYGAEGELGIILSERFMEHDAYSKFDALMNGANDGVISMAEFFSPALSIGSSSGLPPIIEASSALYHLLSVVDSSLHSHFVELGVEPQYFALRWLRVLFGREFALDDLLLVWDELFASSNHMCIESNTEYSFKLLCSGRGAFIAALAVSMLLHLRSSLLATENATSCLQRLLNFPQNVDMKKLIEKAKALQGLALDVGCSSTSSHFSISKNNLAVRRGYSLPTGSASPKSPNHSLPDSYWEERWRVLHKEEALKKGNKSLGERFNLSRTESDPSPAKNAQTKARAPSATVRRRLFDDSPKDTRKSDADDGRSRCDENPAAPIESVSLSNKADREKQFEEEGSSSGENSSVLSATLSHDESIGNDPENESEKSSVTSNSFIGDNDEESCSQEFIISQAVQEAEAASSSAKAERAGSLLEKSASLKEKKPLSSKLQWLWKFGRASGEANTEKGGAEDSEKQSSVNNGKDSSCCSAPNGTCNSCEATSRRVDVGDTKVMGTLKNLGQSMLENIQ from the exons ATGTCTGAATCTTCAATTGAGCCGCCATTGAGAAGGTTCTCGAACCTCCGGAGCGTGCGGTGGCGGGTCGATCTAGGGATTTTGCCTTGTTCGGATTCGTCCTCCATCGATGATCTTCGAAGGGCCGCGGCTGATTCGAGGAGAAG GTACGCATCTTTGAGACGTCGTCTTCTAATAGACTCGCATCTTCCCGCTGACGAGAATGTATCCTCTGACCTTGTTATCGACAACCCTCTCTCACAAAATCCAG ACAGCAAGTGGGGTCGTCTTTTCCGGAATGCTGAGCTGGAAAAAGTGGTCGACGAAGATTTATCCCGATTATATCCAGAAGATGGCAGCTACTTCCAAACACCTGCATGCCAGGCCATGTTGAGGAGAATCTTATTGTTGTGGTGTATTCGGCATCCTGAATATGGATATCGGCAAG GAATGCATGAACTATTGGCTCCTCTTGTATACGTTCTCCACGTTGATTTGGATCATCTTTCTCGAGTCCGAAAACTTCACGAGGACTGCTTCATTGACGTCTTTGATGGAAACAACTCTTTTCCCGACGTCGACCTCATTTCCAATTACAGATTCCAAAAAACCAACAAATGGGATTCAGTACCGGGAAAAGGAAACGATTCGCACGAATCCACCCCTAAAACCAGCAGCATCGACGACCTAGACCCCGAAACGAAGGAAATATTTTTGCTGAGCGATCCCTACGGTGCAGAAGGTGAGTTGGGCATTATATTGTCTGAGCGATTTATGGAGCACGACGCCTACTCTAAGTTCGACGCTTTAATGAACGGGGCTAATGATGGCGTAATTTCAATGGCTGAGTTCTTCTCTCCTGCATTAAGTATCGGGTCGAGTTCAGGTTTACCGCCTATAATTGAAGCTTCATCGGCATTATATCATTTGCTTTCGGTTGTGGATTCGTCCCTTCACTCTCACTTCGTTGAACTGGGTGTCGAGCCGCAATATTTTGCACTTCGGTGGTTGCGAGTTCTATTCGGGCGAGAATTCGCCCTAGACGATCTTTTATTAGTTTGGGATGAACTATTCGCCTCTTCCAATCATATGTGTATAGAGAGTAATACAGAATATAGCTTCAAGCTGCTATGCTCGGGACGAGGGGCTTTTATTGCAGCGTTGGCGGTATCAATGCTTCTTCATTTAAGGTCGTCGCTCTTAGCCACTGAGAACGCGACTTCGTGTTTACAAAGGTTATTGAATTTCCCTCAAAATGTCGACATGAAGAAGCTTATTGAGAAAGCAAAAGCACTTCAGGGTCTCGCACTTGATGTAGGCTGCTCATCGACTTCTTCCCATTTTAGTATCAGTAAGAATAATTTGGCAGTAAGGAGAGGTTACAGTCTCCCGACCGGTTCGGCTTCTCCGAAAAGCCCCAACCACTCATTACCAGACAGCTACTGGGAAGAGAGATGGAGGGTTTTGCATAAAGAGGAAGCACTGAAAAAGGGAAATAAATCTCTCGGCGAGAGATTCAATTTGTCTCGAACCGAATCCGATCCTTCTCCGGCGAAGAATGCACAAACTAAAGCGAGAGCTCCATCTGCTACGGTGAGGCGAAGGCTTTTTGATGATTCACCGAAAGATACGAGGAAGTCAGACGCCGATGATGGTAGGTCACGATGCGATGAGAATCCTGCAGCGCCGATTGAAAGCGTTTCTCTCTCCAATAAAGCCGACCGGGAAAAGCAATTTGAGGAAGAGGGAAGTTCGAGCGGGGAGAACTCTTCGGTGCTTTCGGCGACGCTTAGCCACGACGAAAGCATTGGGAATGATCCCGAAAACGAGTCGGAGAAAAGTAGCGTTACGTCGAATTCATTCATCGGCGATAACGATGAGGAGTCATGCAGCCAGGAATTCATCATCAGTCAAGCAGTTCAAGAAGCAGAAGCCGCTTCTTCTTCCGCCAAAGCCGAACGAGCTGGATCGCTGCTGGAGAAGAGCGCGTCGTTGAAGGAGAAAAAGCCCCTCTCGAGTAAACTCCAGTGGCTTTGGAAGTTCGGGAGGGCTTCTGGCGAAGCGAATACGGAGAAGGGCGGAGCTGAGGATTCGGAAAAACAATCGAGCGTAAACAACGGGAAGGATAGTTCGTGCTGCTCGGCTCCGAACGGGACTTGCAATTCGTGCGAAGCTACTAGTCGGAGGGTAGATGTCGGGGATACGAAAGTTATGGGCACTTTGAAGAATCTGGGGCAATCCATGCTCGAAAATATTCAG TGA
- the LOC109704511 gene encoding E3 ubiquitin-protein ligase MARCH8: MIGLFFAMQLASHGSTAEEALETEPILSDNTRTSNDSPPSSEIRPASADDIENLDADEETCLVNQDFPQCRICLDTGGDDLIAPCHCRGTQKYVHRSCLDNWRSTKEGFAFAHCTECRAVFLLRANVPPDRWWLRLKFQLLVVRDHALIFFIVQLVVVLLGMLVYKFYGEELREMFGYEEHPYAFYAMAILAVILVGLLYGFFIAIICGQRINERHYHVLAKQELTKEYVVEDRDGNKNVPELDQSHVMELRMMGLY, encoded by the exons ATGATTGGATTATTCTTCGCGATGCAGTTGGCATCTCATGGCAGTACAGCGGAAGAAGCATTAGAGACTGAGCCTATCCTATCAGATAACACCAGAACTTCCAATGATTCGCCACCTTCGTCTGAAATTAGACCTGCAAGTGCAGATGATATTGAAAACCTTGATGCTGATGAAGAGACTTGTCTTGTGAACCAAGACTTCCCACAGTGCCGAATTTGCCTTGATACAGGAG GTGATGATTTAATTGCCCCCTGCCACTGTAGGGGTACGCAAAAGTATGTACATCGATCTTGTCTTGACAATTGGCGATCAACAAAG GAAGGCTTTGCATTTGCACATTGTACTGAGTGCAGGGCTGTTTTCTTACTGCGTGCAAATGTGCCGCCGGATCGTTGGTGGTTAAGATTGAAGTTTCAGCTGCTTGTTGTTAGAGACCATGCACTCATATTTTTCATTGTGCAGCTG GTCGTCGTTCTATTGGGTATGCTGGTTTACAAGTTTTATGGTGAGGAATTGCGGGAAATGTTTGGTTATGAAGAACATCCATATGCATTTTATGCCATGGCCA TACTAGCTGTTATTCTGGTTGGCTTGCTCTATGGATTCTTCATAGCCATAATATGCGGACAGAGGATTAATGAACGCCATTACCATGTTCTAGCAAAGCAAGAGCTTACAAAG GAATATGTGGTGGAAGATCGAGATGGGAATAAGAATGTGCCGGAGCTCGACCAAAGTCACGTCATGGAGTTGAGAATGATGGGACTATATTGA
- the LOC109706378 gene encoding uncharacterized protein LOC109706378 isoform X1, translating into MARPLLSQTLTLESPSLPILLLLLPSLRRRAYSPGRGRLAEIDDAAAAAVAEGRAAAEDAAELVRSVIARRIAPWWLPFVPGSSFWVPLPPKVAVMRSLPPTVATMVKTPATTMNAEERLALNSSRGWPSSAYFVEEESNISMREGIDLEMTTGKLPEPVKRSRRKAAAAQSDDEE; encoded by the exons ATGGCGCGCCCCCTCCtctcccaaaccctaaccctagaatcccCATCCCTccccatcctcctcctcctcctcccctcgctccgccgccgcgcctaCAGCCCCGGCCGCGGCCGCCTCGCGGAGatcgacgacgccgccgccgccgccgtcgccgagggccgcgccgccgccgaggacgcGGCGGAGCTCGTCCGCAGCGTGATCGCTCGGCGCATCGCGCCGTGGTGGCTCCCCTTCGTCCCCGGCTCCTCCTTCTGGGTCCCCCTGCCGCCCAAGGTCGCCGTGATGCGGTCCCTTCCCCCCACAGTCGCCACGATGGTCAAGACCCCCGCGACGACGATGAACGCGGAGGAGAGGCTCGCGCTCAACTCGTCGCGGGGTTGGCCCTCCTCCGCCTACTTCGTCGAAG AAGAGTCCAATATCAGTATGAGGGAGGGTATTGACTTGGAAATGACCACAGGTAAATTACCTGAGCCGGTGAAGAGAAGCCGCAGGAAAGCCGCAGCAGCACAATCCGATGACGAAGAATAA